The nucleotide window ACGCCCAATGCTCCAGCCGCGGTTCCTCTGAGGAAATCACGACGGCTGATGCCTTTGATTTTGTTTGAATTTGACATACTTTCCCTCCTGTTTGTCATTTCTTTTTCCATTATAAAAGGCTTGTTTGTGAATTGACAAACAGATAAAAGTTAGGGGATACAACTTTTTATTGTATCCCCTATCAGTTTATGCTAAGCTGAAATCAACAAAAGGAGACCCTTGCGCATGAATCCGAAACAACTGCACTGCTTCATCACTGCTGCCCAAGAAGGCAGTTTTTCCAAAGCGGCAAAAAAACTTTACCTGTCCCAACAGGCCTTAAGCAAAACCATCGACAAGCTGGAAGAGGAGCTGGACGTACCGTTATTCATCCGCGGTGTTGCCGGACTGCAGCTGACCCGCTATGGCGAAGCGCTGCGGCAGTCTGCCTTTCCTTATCTGCAGATGCATGACAACATCATTTCTGATCTGCAGGCAATGAAAAACGAAAGTCCCAAAACCCTGTCATTGGGCTATCCGACGGGCTTGTTAATCAACTTCCCCGATGATTTTCTGACCCGTTTCATCACTGCGCACCCGGACGTTGATTTTCAGATCTACAGTGCGCCGGATGATTCCTACAATCGTTCATTGCAGTCCAGTGAAATGGATATCTATTTCTGCACGATGCTTTACAATGCCCCGATGGTGCAGGTACAGTATCACTACCGGCATCCCGTTTTTGCGGTTTTAAGCAAGGATCATCCGCTGGCCGCCAAACCGTCTCTGTCGCTTGCGGATTTTCGCGGACAGAAATTGATCGGTCTGAATACTGAGAATGCCTTGAACACACACATGGAACAGGTTTGTCAGAAACATGGCTTAAAACCGACGATTATCTTATCTCCAGCCGAAATGAGCTTGGTTTTTAAGCTGATTGAAAGCACGCACTGCGTCAGCTTTTTTGGCAGTGATTCGATTCCCCTGCCATCCTCCATTGTCAAGCGG belongs to Holdemania massiliensis and includes:
- a CDS encoding LysR family transcriptional regulator — encoded protein: MNPKQLHCFITAAQEGSFSKAAKKLYLSQQALSKTIDKLEEELDVPLFIRGVAGLQLTRYGEALRQSAFPYLQMHDNIISDLQAMKNESPKTLSLGYPTGLLINFPDDFLTRFITAHPDVDFQIYSAPDDSYNRSLQSSEMDIYFCTMLYNAPMVQVQYHYRHPVFAVLSKDHPLAAKPSLSLADFRGQKLIGLNTENALNTHMEQVCQKHGLKPTIILSPAEMSLVFKLIESTHCVSFFGSDSIPLPSSIVKRPIDDLDLDYEFLIITHKNAPVTPIMEEFIRYTRSFF